From Arachis stenosperma cultivar V10309 chromosome 2, arast.V10309.gnm1.PFL2, whole genome shotgun sequence, one genomic window encodes:
- the LOC130962008 gene encoding DEAD-box ATP-dependent RNA helicase 8-like isoform X1: protein MIQYGKDYEFDAPVKLLEKHLHAMAQSVDEQLLVIAFNDKPVKNLKGLATMVENCDDEFLKFDLEYQQDVTATKRNEFEDYFLKRELLMGIYEKGFERPSPIQEESIPIALTGSDILARAKNGTGKTAAFYIPALEKIDQKQSILA, encoded by the exons ATGATTCAG TATGGTAAAGATTATGAATTTGATGCTCCAGTGAAGCTCCTAGAGAAACATCTACATGCTATGGCACAATCTGTTGATGAGCAACTTCTT GTTATTGCTTTCAATGATAAGCCTGTGAAGAATTTGAAGGGCTTGGCCACCATGGTTGAGAACTGTGATGATGAGTTTCTAAAGTTTGATCTGGAATACCAACAG GATGTGACAGCAACTAAAAGAAATGAATTTGAGGATTATTTTTTGAAGCGAGAGTTGCTCATGGGAATATATGAGAAGGGTTTTGAAAGGCCTTCTCCTATCCAAGAAGAAAGCATTCCAATTGCTCTTACTGGTAGTGACATTCTTGCAAGGGCTAAAAATGGGACAGGCAAAACAGCTGCATTTTACATTCCTGCATTGGAAAAAATTGACCAGAAACAATCTATTCTGGCATAG
- the LOC130962008 gene encoding DEAD-box ATP-dependent RNA helicase 8-like isoform X2 — translation MIQVIAFNDKPVKNLKGLATMVENCDDEFLKFDLEYQQDVTATKRNEFEDYFLKRELLMGIYEKGFERPSPIQEESIPIALTGSDILARAKNGTGKTAAFYIPALEKIDQKQSILA, via the exons ATGATTCAG GTTATTGCTTTCAATGATAAGCCTGTGAAGAATTTGAAGGGCTTGGCCACCATGGTTGAGAACTGTGATGATGAGTTTCTAAAGTTTGATCTGGAATACCAACAG GATGTGACAGCAACTAAAAGAAATGAATTTGAGGATTATTTTTTGAAGCGAGAGTTGCTCATGGGAATATATGAGAAGGGTTTTGAAAGGCCTTCTCCTATCCAAGAAGAAAGCATTCCAATTGCTCTTACTGGTAGTGACATTCTTGCAAGGGCTAAAAATGGGACAGGCAAAACAGCTGCATTTTACATTCCTGCATTGGAAAAAATTGACCAGAAACAATCTATTCTGGCATAG